The following DNA comes from Anopheles arabiensis isolate DONGOLA chromosome 3, AaraD3, whole genome shotgun sequence.
GAGAAAAAATGTGCATCTTAGaattggcttagaattccaattttcagatcgacacttcagaaaaatattcatttgtgtaaccgctgaaccaaatctaatccatatcctagataaaggatgcatattctcgtgagatggaactttcattttgcgcatttcaatcccctctccccccccccccacatcccgcttaacacttctttcgcttttacttcttttaagttttgagttttaacctaccgaaaactaccgataaaattttgatgcgcctaccgaaaaccgctaaaataatctggccacactggttcTCACCCCCATGACATAACAcatggttgtttttgttgtgtagaAAAGGTGTTTCGCGGTGCAAAAACGCATCGTGCGGTGCGCGCATTTTCTGCTCAATTTCATTGCATTTATCtgtgaaaaaagcaaaaagcataGTAAAGGATGAACAATTTGTGGAAATCCATGTACCGATTACGGGTGCACTCGCGCAACCAGACGCTGGCGTACGGCAAAGTGTTCAGCGCATCGCAAAGCACCTCAACGCAGCCGGCATCGTCGGCGGGTGATACCGGTGCCACAGCACCACCGGCGAAAGAGAAGATCATAATCCCGACCCGAATCGAACGTGGCCCGACCGACATTCTGATGGCactgtccgcgacggtcgggttCGATCCGACCGCTCCGCACTACAAATACCACGACGATCCGTACCTGATACCGACGTCGAACGCGAACAAGAAAACGTACGCCCTGGCGCAGGAGGCGGGACGCAAGGCGGCCCACTGGATACGGCAGGAGAACGCGAAGCTGTTCCGGCACATGGAAGCTGACCCGCCGGTGCAAGCGTTCGTACCGACGATGGTGTACAACGAGGAGAGCCAGGTGGAGACGACCGATCTGCAGCAGCTGATCGACAGCGTGGAGGTCAAGGACGCGATACTGGTGTACAATCTGCTGAAGAAGAACGGTATCGAGGTGGGAGATGAGCTGAAGCAGCAGCTGTTGGAGCTGCTCTGCTTCTACAACCACGAGGACACGCTGCCGGAACAGTTCATCGAGGAGCGTTGGTTCCGCCAAGGAACGGTTGGCCGCGAACGGCAGCGCAAAACGTGGAAAGACTTCGAGCTGGCGGAGGAACTATTCCACGGGCTGGAATCGAAACGGTCCGAGCACTACTGTGCCATGATCCGCGGTATGTCACGCTTCTTCCAGGTCGAGAAAGCCTGGGCCCTGTACCAGGAGACGGTGGAGAAGGGCATCGAGCTCGACACGAACACGTTCAACAGTCTGCTGCACATCGCCTCGTTCCTGAAGGAAAGCTACGACAAGCGGTGGGATCTGGTGTGCGAGGTTATGACTACGATGAAGCAGCAGGGACTGCGGCCGAACCTCGGTACGCTGAACGGGATTCTGCAGACGGTGACAACGATTGGTGGGTACAATCATCCGCGCACGTACGCGCTCAAAACGTTGGCGGAGTTTAAGCAGCTCGGTATCGAACCGTCCCTGGCGAGCTGGTACTACATGCTGGTCATCTTCTGTCGCGAACGGGGCCCGGTCAGCCACGTGCTGCACGACATTATGAACGAGATCGAGGGTAAAGAGTTTACGATCCAGGATCCGAAGGATACGTTCTTCTTCGTGACGGCGATGGACGTATGCCGCAACCATCTGCACGACAAGGAGCTGGCGAAGCGCGTCAACCAGCTGCTGCACCAGGGCGAAAACTACAACCTGATTGGCGATTCATACAAGGAATCGATATACTACCGGCACTACTTTGCCCTGCTGGCGACCACGGAACCGCTGGACAGTTTCCTCGAAACGTACCACCTACTGGTGCCGAACGTTTATATACCGGAACCGTCGGTGATGGAGGACATTTTGCGCTCGGTCGAGATGAACACCGCCATCGAGCACGTGCCGCTGCTGTGGTCCCACATGGTGCAGTTCGACCATACGGGGCGGGAAAATCTTGTcaacctgctgctgcacatCATGGTCACGAATCAACCATCGGCGGACGAGCCGAAGCATGCGGAGCTGGTTCAGCGATTCGCCAACATTGCGTGGGACATGTGGAACCGGATGGAGGAGCGTGCTGCGGCACCGCGCGCCACCACGACGACCGGCATGCCCGGACCGATGCTGGGCgacgtgttgctgctgtgcgcCCGGGCTGGGGACTACGAGAAGGCGACGGCCGTCTTTACCAAGCTCAGCAAGGAACAGAACTCGATCGTGGGTGAGCCGAGGATTGACGGGTTGCGCGAGTTTGTGAACTTGTGCGTGGCCAACAGAACGCCATCGGTTGCCCTGCAGTGTTTGCAGTACTGCAGCGAGAACGGGTATCCGGAGAGTGTGGACATTGGACGGCATATTTTCAACTCGTTCACGCTGGACCAGACACAGGTGTCGAAGATTCGCAGTCTGGTCGGTGCGGAAGCGGTTAAACCGAAGCAAAATGCAGCTGGAAGTGAATGAAGTCGCTGCTGCGTAACAACGAACGTGTAGGGAAAGCATGTACCATTTAGACGGcgaggaaataaataaaacatcgtATTAGGTTAAACATATAAATAGATTATATCAAAAGAAGATTATTTCTAGAACGCAGAGCAAGTTGTGATATATCACACGATCTCATTCGAGGAATTgcataaaataacataaaatactTCCTTCCACGTATAAAGACACTTTTAATACAGGAACATTATCGTTTAAATTTAAGCAGCATGTTTGAAGACTCTCCGTGgtaaatttgattcaatttatATGCGATGTCTCTCCTTCACCATTTGGTTGGTTGTGGTGTATGACttaccaaaaaaaatccatgaaGAGCATAGTGCCCTATACACCCGTTAAAATAACCAAAACGAAACTTGAGATTGGCAGTGGTCCTGCTCTGGATTATTGTAAATATTCTATGCATAATAGCCATCTTGTCTATGCTTGGTGTTACACATGCACTATACCAGCGGACGGCAAACTTTACGACTGAAAGAGCCAAATTCTACAATAATGTTCGTAGAGTTTTGCGTGAAGAGCCTAATTGTCAAACCAAGAGCAAAATTGTGTAAGTGATCTTTGAAATATACGAACTGTTAAAAGCCGTCATCTCGGTATCAAAGAGCCGCACTTAGCCGATCGCTGCACTATACGAGTCGGCACGTCGGTCATCTAGTCACCAGGTCACCTCTACAGTACATCACTCGTGGGTAGACATAAAGAAAATCTTAAACAACACTACGGACGCCTACATCCCATCTATGACCTAAATATATGGGAAATATTCGGAAAAATTGGCAGATCATGTGAATTCCTTCATAGTAGATATAATAGTTTctatgaaaacaaacaataatggAGAGTCTGTCTCATCGAAAATAAGCATACAGTGGCTGCAACTTAATGCCGGACACACCATATTTTCATCCATCCTTATGACTTTGAGGCTTTCAGCGACGGGTCCTTAAACTATGGCCAACTACAACTTGCTTCAGGCAGTGATGTAACATTAAATAATAACAGTTATTGGCAGTAGCGAATGAAACGGTAAGCGGACTGAGCGGCTGCTGATGGTAAATTCAGCATATATAACAGAGGGTGCAGTAGGCTCATCGACGCCCTCCGTGCTCCATAGGGACCCGTGAACGAAGAGACTCATAGAGAGTAGGGGCCCCGTGATCGAGGGATCCCGAGAACCCCCGGGACAGAAACATTTAAGTTGTTTGATCAGCAGAGTGCCGAACATCTACATAACTTCCCCCTGCGCAACTACGAAGGTGTAAAACTTCCGTAAGGTAGAACGCTCCAAAAAcggaaaataataaactgggcaagaaatatactttcaccacgtcgtggcaacaccaaaatctggctggttcgacgatgaatgcagacaagtgaccgaacgtaagaacaatgcataccgagcaatgcagcaacggcatagaacgcgggcatgcgcagatgAATATacacggctcagacgcgaagagaaactagttcaccgctccaagaaacACGTATGGGATGAGCAAAGCATACGGGAActgtgggctcagtacttcgATGGATTACTCAATGACCAGTTTAACGAACAGCTAGAGGCTCCACTAGTATATAGTGTCATGCTATTGCCACCTAGCATCGACCAAACCCAAaagctatccgtcggctgaaaaataacaaggcacccggaaccgacggaattgctgaacagctgaactggtcagaaatggaggtgcacgactagaaaacgagattcataaaattgttactgaggagTGGGATAGCGAATTGATGCCTTGTGATAGGAATACCGGGATCATCTACCCCacatacaagaagggagataggttggactgcaacatcTACAGGGGGTTtgcggtgttgaataccgcctataaaatattctccctgatccttcaggatcttCTTGTCCCTcgcgtcgaagagatagtcggaaactatcaaagggGATTCCGAAAATCAatcactgatcagatcttcaccttgcggcagatcttggagaagatggccgaatacagacacgacacgtatcatctcttcattgacttcaaagccgcatatgatagcatagcctgggtaaaactgtatgacgctatgagctcttttggaatcccggccaaactggtTAGTTAGAACTGCCGTTCAACTGGCTAGTTAGAAttactatgaccaacgtcacgaccagaagcctaccaagggatcaagcaggcggcagagaacctcggtttgcagataaacgaggcaaataccaaactgatggtggcaacatcagcgggcctaccaataaataatcagaatctacgtaggcgtgacgatAGGTGCAGATAGTTGAatgcacttttgaagtcgtcccacaattcacctatcttgggtcaaaggtcagcaacgacaatagcatggtaCTTGAATTGTGCGAAAGGATGCTgtctgccaaccggtcattctacagcctgaaaatcagttcacctcgaAGAACCTGTCGCGGCAGACGAAGCTAGGACTATATAGCACCTATATAGTACTGGTaatcacatacgcctctgagacatggacactgtccaaatctgacgaaaccctcttagccgcattcgagaggaagatgctcagaaggatacttggctccgtatgtgtggaaggacaatggaggagctgCTATAAtaacgagctatacgagatctATGACGAGATCTATATCTGACACCACTGTTCATCAGGCTCCAGTGGGCTGGTCATAtagtacgcatggaaacggacaaccaggcccgtaaagtcttttggccgtccacaaggacagaggaggcgtggtaggcccaaatcgAGATGGCAGGATGGCTTGGAGACATCCACCATTAAGGTCGGGATAACggattggcagacgaaggcgtgACCTCTTGAGCGGTTTCGGGCACTCCTTAGGCAGGACAAGACCGCagagcggttgtagcgccggataattgattttattttttattttattttattattttattatttaaaattgtcCGTCAAACTGGCTTAACAAAGTGTATACTTAATACTAGTTGACGAGAAGAAATAAGGTTGACGGGTACAGATTACATGGACTGGAGTGATGAAAAATCACGAAGGCGTGAACGGAAACGGGACACTGGGACATTGAAGTCAAATAATTGATAAAAGTTGTTGAAAGCCGACAGAGCTCGGAGAAATGGATCGTTCGAACCGTAGCGGGTCTGGCGGGATGGATAGGGAAGGTCTATCACGAAGGCGACAAGAGGGCGCATAGAGAGGAATGGTGGCGAATAAGAGAGATGGGACGTCAAGTTCATTTAACAGGAGTGCTGAGATGAAACTTGCACGGATGTGGGAATGTCTATATTCGATGTAACTTAATGTAATTCGGAGTAACCCAAGAAGGCGACAGCGGATAGGATATGAGCGAAGCGATTGATGAGAACCGGGAAGGAAGCGTCGAACAGCTACTCGAGTGAACTTACGCTGGACACTCTCCAGCCTGGCCATCGCTGTCGAGCCTGGAGGAGACCAAACAACGGCGGCGTATTCCAGGATAGGTCGGACCCAGCAGCAGTACAGAGACTTCAAGCATAGGGGATCGCGGATTTCAGAAGCGAGTCTTATAACGAGTCCCAATGACttgttggccttgttgatgacatGGTCAACATGTGTATTAAAGGAGTTTCTCGTCCAACCACACACCCAGATCCTTTACCGACGATACTCGACGTATGACAGTATCACATAGGGAATAGCTGAACGGAATCAACGCAGATCTGGTAATGAATGATGCACTGTCGGCATGTCACTACGCTACGGTTTTCCATGAGAAATTTAGATACTGGCCTGATTTTTTGTACCAGCAAAGCCAATTAACTGACTTTGATGCCTCAAATTTTAGCAAATAACTGGTGTaaactaaaagaaaaattaagtGTCCTTTTTATGGTCACCGCCACTGtatatgttttcattttaattcaaCGACAAAACGCATGTTCGTATCGGATTTCGAAGCTGATAAACGACCGCACTGATGTAGCCTTAACTCGTTCACACTCAAACATCAATTgagcttttttctacttctacACCAAAAGAACCTCCAAATGGAAGTGTAAATAACAAACTTCCGATTCGCCCTGAAACCTTTCTTAAGTTCAACTTTATGAATAACTAATAATGTGCCAGCAGCTGCACTCGGAGGAGCGCACCGGCAAGCGCCATCGCAACaccgcaacaaaaaaggtcaGTGTTCCGGCCACTGCCAACCGATCGTTTCACGCTTGGGACTCGCGGGGCTATAGTCAGTGAGTGTGcgcaagcgcgcgcgctcccgcGAGAGTGTTGCTCGAGACACACGCGTGTTAAGAAACAGCATAAATGCTAGACTGACCTTCGGCTTAAAGGTTGGAGTTGGTGAGAGGGAGAAAGGGGGTGGGAAAAGTGCCTCGTaggaattattatttttttatgagtaTAGAACTCATACTACCCGTTATCGTTATCACGTTGATATGATAACACAGCTGTCCGAGGCCCCGAGTCGAGCCTTGTCCGCGCGCAGTTGGTAGTGAGTGCGCGTAGCTGATTGATTGGATTTCTACGTTCGGGAGAGCTCAGCCTTAATGTGTGCATTGTTGCATTGTTGTGCTTAGTACTGATTGCGTTTCTAAGCACCTAAAAGTATGGCTCGAAGAACGCTCAAACACTTTCAGGTGGGATGGTGGTTGGTTCGGTTGTGGCTAATGAGCGGTCTAATGATGCCGGTAATTGTGTACGCGTCCGATGAGCCGCTGCAAACGGCAAAAGTGTGTCAGTATATGCAGTGCACTGTTAGTGAGAACGATGGCGCGCAAGTGCGGCTACGGTTTAATCACACCATGTGGAAACAATACAGCGGTTCGTTAAATCGAGAGTTCGACTTTACCAGCTGGAGTTGGTCCGAGCTTGATAGTGTGGCGGAAGCGAACCCCACGCTGGAGGTCACTTTCAATGGCCTGGAAGTGCCGCACGTCGATATGTGAGTGATCCATCACACTTGGATTTAACTAAGACACAGCGTAATTGGCAATCAAAATCATTAGCAACGATTTATGTTTAGTCTGCAGGGACATGACGGCGTGGTCAGCTTGAATCTGGACGAAAATCAAATAACCGTGGTGGAGGCAGAAGCGTTTGTCAATTTCAAAATGTTGACCGTGCTGTCATTACGCAGAAACATGATAACAGCGGTGAATGGTATGTGATACGCGATAAATCAACCCCCTGTGCGTTTCCTTCTCGTTAATTGTGATTGCGCCAGGGTTTTGCAAAGCGTGATAAGTAGAGGAGTCTTATCACACCGacagtgtaaaaaaaaaaataaacaattctgCTCTCCTCTCCTGTTAGAGTTATTTTATCTGCCCAACAAACTCCAACGGCTGGATTTATCGAACAACTGGATCAGCGAAATCAATGGCTTCAAATCATTCACCTGGGGTGAGCTAAGGCATCTCAACCTCTCGCACAATCGCATCGAGGCGCTGCGCACCGAGCTGTCCAAGCTGGATGCACTGGACACACTGGACTTGTCTCACAACTCCATCAAGAAAGTTGACAGCAAACCTATCATACTGTCCCGATCGCTGCGCAGGTTACTTTTCGATCACAACAAATTCACCGCATGGCCGTTCGATTCGCTACCGGATACGTTGGTTGAGCTTTCCCTAAGCTTTAACGAGCTCGAAACGACGAAAGAGGGCCACTATGTACGACATCTGGATCTATCGAGCAATCGATTGGCGAGCTTTTGTGGACACTGTTATCCAGCGCTCGAGGAGTTAGACTTGTCGGGCAACTATTTCGACACCATACCTAAGCTGAGCAATGCAACAGGCAACAGCATCCGGAAGGTTTCTTTCAACCGAATGCCACACTTACAGTCCGTGGAGAAGACTGCTTTCGAAGGAGCGGGTATGTGAGAGCACCTGAAGACTCTTTTAAAACATACTTTAATCCCTGAATCTTGTTTACTCTTTGCAGCAAATCTGCAGGAGATTGAGATTTCCTTTTGTCCTCGACTTTCCTACATTGAGCCACACGCGTTCACTGATCTTAAGCAATTGAAAAGGGTAAGAGAACCATCACTCCACACCAATCGTGGATTGCTCACCTAAAGCGCCTCTCTTTGTAGCTTGATCTCAGTTACAACGCACTACAGCAGGTGCCGGAAGATATGGTCCACTGGAAGCAGATCACCCAAGGTGTCGATCTGCAGGGTAATCCGTTCAACTGCAACTGCTCGATGCAGTGGTTCGTGAGCAAAGTCATCCCGGCGATGCATTCCAATCGCGAGCTACACAAACTGTTCCCCAAgctgcgctgcgctgaacCGCCCATGTACAAAGACTATCTCTTGGTTTATCTAACCGTGCACGACAATTTACTTTGCCGCAAGTATCGTGAAATGGATCTGCCCGGCATGGAGCAGGTGGTACAGTTGATGCGAGATCATCGACAGATGCAGATGGTGAGGGCACAGAAAATTATACTGGCCTGCCTGATTGTCGGTATCATTGCGATGAGTCTCTACTTGGCGTACCTTAAGCTCAATCGGCCTCGGTACCGGGTAAGACCGATCTACTACCAGTGAGTGTTCAAAGATTATAGCGTTTAACTGCAAGGGCGCAAGCATGACAAATCTTAACTTTCGTTAGCTTTAAGTCGTAAACAAAACTAATACACGAAGCACACGTGATATAAGAAGAGccccttttttcgtttgtaaTATGTTTCGTCTTTTATTTGACATTCAACATTCGGGTTTTCCAATATATAGTCTGTCTGTTGCTACCATCTCTACACTCTGCGAACCTTGCGCGCAGGAAgtacactcacacgcacacacttacacaacgTTCTCCGGTACTGCTGCTCGGAACTAATCTTTGTCCTTTTCTATGCTCACATCTGACCACTGCTAAAACGTTAAGAAGCATTCTTGATTCCCTTTTTCTTCCAACTCGTATTCGATTATAGATTAATGATACCTCCCGCAGGGAGCCGCTAATGATACGcgcttttgcaaaacaaagaaagaagcagCACAACGCGCACAACAAAGTTATAAAGTTATTCCAAATCCTCTGTCTTTTCTTGTGTTAAGTTTTTCGGCTTTTTTCCGGCAACAGCATAAAATTTGGAGGGTGGGGAAGGTATtgtttaaatatatttgttaattttagcCTTACTGAGAGCTTTGCTATATGCTTCTAACGTATCTATCATTCGATAATGGTCGTTTTAGCAATGGGGTTTGGATATATTTCTTTCTGCATTTCATGTTGCCAAACGTTGCGAtaatttcaatgctttttgcttttcatttttttgtgtaatcGGTTTTAATATATAGTTACGCCACGTGATCGGTACCACACTCCTCTTCAAACGCCTGGATTGATTCTATTCGATTGATCGGTTAGATGCTGTCGTGTTCAATGATATATTTATATAGTGTTGTATGATTGTATTTCCAAGGAAGAAACTTGCTCGCATTGTGAGCCATCGATGTTGGTAGGTTTAAACCACGGTCGAAACGAGTATGAAGTACCCACGGCAATTAATTGGCGTACAGCATGGGGATTAAATGTTTGTAGCTTCATCGGTCGTCTCGAATGCGACTTTCGCTACTCATTTCTTGTTCTATAGCCAGAGTAtagtgtattgttttgtttataacgGTTTCCTAACTAAAAAAAGAGTTCTATCATTTCCTCTGTTTGCTCTGATATTGCCTTTGTAAATGTAAAAGTCCTGTATAAGAAACTGTGACGCATTCTCTTATTTCTACCCCGGGTCGTTGGTCGTTAACACGTGGGCGGGTGTGCGCTACGGTGTTGTCGATAAAACGCATCAATTGCTTTCGTCGTTTGGTATTTGATACAGCTTGATACAGCGTGAtgcatgtgtctgtgtgtttaaAGAGAGCGCGCGACCCAACGGTGTGTTCCAAATGGTGTTCCAAAACACTTAACCAAAACCCTATATTACTGTTCCCCTCGAGTAAACCTATCTttgagcagtgtgtgtgttgttgtgatgCAATTGTAGTAAATTGCGAACGTTGTGATGGAAAATTTGCGAGAAACCTCTCCAtttctgtgttgtttttttacaacattttgACTAAATATCTTAACACGTATCATCACCTGCGTGCCTCATGGCCAGGTGagcgttttgttgctgttgttgttgaatatTTGGTTTATCTATCAACAGTACACGATCGAGCTGTTActaatgtgtatttttttcttctagtaCGGTAGAGAGTACGTAAATGGCGCTAAAATATCGCATTAAGCAGTAATATAATCCTCACTCGCTACAGAACATTGCATATGTTTCTCTTTTAggttaaaacaaatttaaaactgCAATCCTGACTCATGCTCCAtcctttcactctctctctccactctttctctctatctctctatctgtcACTATTTATATGTCTATGACTTTATCATAACCAGGGCAGGATGGTTAAGATGATACTCCATCCCGCATTCCCCCGCAGTAGTTCCTGCCACACATTTGGTGTATGCtattaattgtttgtttgtttgtttgttaatctACACTACGGTCTCTGTTCTGGCAAcgaatacattttttaaaatgcttcacaCTATAATTAACGCATTGATGCGGCGTAAACTATTTCCCTCCCCCAAACGCGTTccgctttctttttctataCTCATCTTTATTCCCACTTTACACACAGCATAGCCAGCAATACAGTTTAAATGTTTCCTTCCCTTCTACCTGACTTGTTTTTTCGTTCAATCTTCTCGTTTGTCTAGTTTGTTGCATTCGTTTTGTGCATAGGTTTAAGAATTAAATTAGATTTACATTCTGTGCCATGTGTCTTTTTGTTCCTCTACAATGTTTCTCCCTCTATGCGCTGTTTCGCATGCTTCTCACACAACAAATGTGCCATCGATTTATCGAACTCTTGCTACACTTTGAAATCGTTATACGattatgttttcctttttactAAACCGCTTCTACCGCTAATAACCACACGGTAAATCtataaaattattcaatacAACTCGGGGCAAAGGATTACACAGAAACTACACAtttaaatatcaaacaaaaaaacaccgtttGCTCTATTCACTGAAACCTCCAGGCGCTACATGATAACATGTAGCACGGGAATTGATTGCAATGTTTGCTTTCATGACACTATATATAATACAAAAACGAGTGGAACATAAACGGacaacataaaacaacaactgGTTGCGGGATTCGTTATTGCAAACACACTTATCAAGgcaaaacgaagaagaagcaagaaaacaaaacaatattggCTCTAGAGTTTGCTGTATGATAACTGATTATACGTTTAATATGGCCTAAGCTTTTATGACGCTTCCGGGATTCATTAATCCTTCGCTTATGTCCTTTTTGTTGTCTACCTCATGGAATGAAGactttcctttttgctgctaAAAAGCGTATATTAATGATAGTTTCTTTGCCTGAAATGTTTATTGCGGGCATTTGTTTTTGATGTTGCTTTGCGAAAACTAAACCCCCGGCGTTGAGCTTACGATCTAGAACTGCCAGATGATGCAACGCTCTCTCCTAACGCATTCGCCGCTGCTGATCTCAATCGAACGTCGTCCAGTTGTTGAACGAAGCTTTGGTCGGTCCGTTGTTCACGATCTTGCTACCACCATTGCAGCCCATCTGTCGCCCGTTGGGAAGAACCTGCGCATTAACGGAAGCATTGGTCGTACTCGGTTGGTTCTCTCCCTTGCCAGTGCTACCGTTCACGTGCAGCAGTGCGGGcgcttgcttttttgtgctaCCCCCGTCCAACAGTGAAAACTTGTCTAGACCATAGTTTCGCAGCAGTTCGAAATCGTCCGAAACATTGCTTTCCCGGGCAccggcaccagcaccagtgGATGACGCTGTGTTGCTAGAGGGCCGCTGTGATTGTCCATCGCCTGCCGCCATCGTCCCTAGTAGTGTCCGATGGaattggtgttgttgttgtgatggtggtggatggTGGGCGGAGTGCGGTGTAGTGGCGACGTTTTGTTGGTAAAGCGGTGTAAAGTAAGGATAGATGGGATTATTAACGCTCAGGCCGGTAGGCATCGTTACGCCGGACGCCGCGACGACATTTGCCAAGCCGGACGCATAGCTGGAGGGTGGTGTTAGTGCTGCTGAGCTGGAGGGTAGAGCATGCGCGTTgccggcagcggcagcggcaccaCCGATCGGTCTGGCCCGTTCATTGAGCGGATCGAAGTCCTCCAGCTCGAAACTCGAGTTGGTGGTGTCGAGCGTGATTAGATCAAGGGATTCATCGTTCACCGCCGGCGGGGTTGTGCTGCTGCCCGTCCCGGACGTGGACGCGGGAAAGTCCGGCATGTCACCGTTTTGAGACTGCGAAATATAGGGCGATAGGAGCGTGAGAACACGGAGCGGTGTAGCAGTACGCGGGTGTGTGAAGGGGGGAGAGGTGAATGTG
Coding sequences within:
- the LOC120902993 gene encoding protein PTCD3 homolog, mitochondrial, with the translated sequence MNNLWKSMYRLRVHSRNQTLAYGKVFSASQSTSTQPASSAGDTGATAPPAKEKIIIPTRIERGPTDILMALSATVGFDPTAPHYKYHDDPYLIPTSNANKKTYALAQEAGRKAAHWIRQENAKLFRHMEADPPVQAFVPTMVYNEESQVETTDLQQLIDSVEVKDAILVYNLLKKNGIEVGDELKQQLLELLCFYNHEDTLPEQFIEERWFRQGTVGRERQRKTWKDFELAEELFHGLESKRSEHYCAMIRGMSRFFQVEKAWALYQETVEKGIELDTNTFNSLLHIASFLKESYDKRWDLVCEVMTTMKQQGLRPNLGTLNGILQTVTTIGGYNHPRTYALKTLAEFKQLGIEPSLASWYYMLVIFCRERGPVSHVLHDIMNEIEGKEFTIQDPKDTFFFVTAMDVCRNHLHDKELAKRVNQLLHQGENYNLIGDSYKESIYYRHYFALLATTEPLDSFLETYHLLVPNVYIPEPSVMEDILRSVEMNTAIEHVPLLWSHMVQFDHTGRENLVNLLLHIMVTNQPSADEPKHAELVQRFANIAWDMWNRMEERAAAPRATTTTGMPGPMLGDVLLLCARAGDYEKATAVFTKLSKEQNSIVGEPRIDGLREFVNLCVANRTPSVALQCLQYCSENGYPESVDIGRHIFNSFTLDQTQVSKIRSLVGAEAVKPKQNAAGSE
- the LOC120899574 gene encoding leucine-rich repeat neuronal protein 2-like, which encodes MARRTLKHFQVGWWLVRLWLMSGLMMPVIVYASDEPLQTAKVCQYMQCTVSENDGAQVRLRFNHTMWKQYSGSLNREFDFTSWSWSELDSVAEANPTLEVTFNGLEVPHVDILQGHDGVVSLNLDENQITVVEAEAFVNFKMLTVLSLRRNMITAVNELFYLPNKLQRLDLSNNWISEINGFKSFTWGELRHLNLSHNRIEALRTELSKLDALDTLDLSHNSIKKVDSKPIILSRSLRRLLFDHNKFTAWPFDSLPDTLVELSLSFNELETTKEGHYVRHLDLSSNRLASFCGHCYPALEELDLSGNYFDTIPKLSNATGNSIRKVSFNRMPHLQSVEKTAFEGAANLQEIEISFCPRLSYIEPHAFTDLKQLKRLDLSYNALQQVPEDMVHWKQITQGVDLQGNPFNCNCSMQWFVSKVIPAMHSNRELHKLFPKLRCAEPPMYKDYLLVYLTVHDNLLCRKYREMDLPGMEQVVQLMRDHRQMQMVRAQKIILACLIVGIIAMSLYLAYLKLNRPRYRVRPIYYQ